The SAR202 cluster bacterium genome has a window encoding:
- a CDS encoding RDD family protein — protein MATNATDTANRMSSDSPEPGETQKAGALIRLAAGLIDLVVMGIPALLLVSIFMDVTANPDATPLESLFSTANLLQGFIILIVTVLMLVNWDGRTPGKKILNLRIVSYPGNGELSYYVATLRSLLSLTGAFTIGLGYLVMGIMIATRADRRGYHDILAGTCVIRER, from the coding sequence ATGGCAACCAATGCTACTGATACGGCAAATCGCATGAGCTCCGATTCACCTGAACCTGGCGAGACTCAAAAGGCCGGGGCGCTCATACGCCTGGCCGCCGGGCTAATCGACCTCGTCGTTATGGGTATCCCGGCTCTCCTGCTGGTCTCAATATTCATGGATGTTACAGCCAACCCGGACGCGACGCCTCTCGAAAGCCTCTTTTCTACGGCGAACCTATTGCAGGGGTTCATCATTCTGATTGTTACGGTGCTCATGCTCGTGAACTGGGACGGCCGAACGCCCGGGAAGAAGATCCTCAATCTCCGCATCGTCAGCTACCCAGGCAATGGCGAGCTCTCTTACTACGTCGCCACATTGCGCAGCCTGCTTAGCCTCACGGGCGCATTCACCATCGGCCTCGGATACCTGGTCATGGGAATTATGATAGCCACACGAGCGGACCGGCGGGGCTATCACGACATTCTGGCGGGAACGTGCGTGATAAGAGAACGATGA
- a CDS encoding dihydrodipicolinate synthase family protein, whose product MAHYTKGEARDWAWDNLTGQWSTLVTPFSPDDQVDEAGLRRNIRHIRSLGARGAGATWGMGEFWSLTREERFKVYDILADESRGEWLTAAHVTHTSIKEATLLADYAQSAGIELLIVAPPYIVTRKESQVIDFVRLLAGKTDLAIMFYNSPQFGIVLGAPALKELCAIPNVVGVKEASFNRDITIEAHRTIGKDAIISAPDEWILLKGRELGIRQQVMFANTSDWRFDRPGANYYTEFIDRATAGDIDDNFYDSRIRPIKAVSDRWWQRMVQQAGGVLPAAMCKHWGEVMGMAGGGVRPPLVDLTPDEKEELKADILAVQSKVPSTVGD is encoded by the coding sequence ATGGCACACTACACGAAGGGCGAAGCGAGGGACTGGGCCTGGGATAACCTGACGGGGCAGTGGTCAACACTCGTAACCCCGTTCAGCCCTGACGACCAGGTCGACGAAGCCGGCCTCCGGAGGAACATCCGCCATATCCGAAGTCTTGGCGCACGTGGCGCGGGTGCAACCTGGGGAATGGGAGAGTTCTGGAGCCTGACCCGCGAGGAGCGCTTCAAGGTTTACGACATCCTCGCGGACGAAAGCCGCGGGGAATGGCTAACCGCCGCCCACGTGACGCACACCTCTATTAAGGAAGCGACATTGCTAGCCGACTACGCTCAGTCGGCGGGAATCGAACTCCTGATTGTCGCCCCTCCTTATATTGTGACGCGCAAGGAGTCTCAGGTTATCGACTTCGTCCGCCTGCTGGCGGGTAAGACGGACCTGGCGATTATGTTCTATAATTCGCCGCAGTTCGGCATCGTCCTCGGTGCGCCGGCCCTCAAGGAGCTTTGCGCGATCCCGAATGTCGTTGGTGTGAAAGAGGCGAGCTTCAACCGCGATATCACCATCGAGGCGCACCGGACGATAGGCAAGGATGCCATCATCAGCGCCCCGGATGAGTGGATTCTCTTAAAGGGCAGGGAGCTGGGCATCCGGCAGCAGGTGATGTTTGCCAACACGTCGGACTGGCGGTTCGACCGGCCCGGCGCAAACTACTACACGGAGTTCATAGACCGCGCCACCGCAGGCGACATCGACGACAACTTCTACGATTCGCGTATCCGCCCCATCAAGGCGGTCTCGGACAGGTGGTGGCAGCGTATGGTGCAGCAGGCCGGCGGCGTTCTCCCGGCGGCGATGTGCAAGCACTGGGGCGAGGTTATGGGAATGGCCGGCGGCGGAGTCCGGCCCCCGCTCGTCGACCTGACTCCGGATGAAAAAGAAGAGCTGAAGGCCGATATCCTGGCAGTCCAATCCAAAGTGCCTTCAACGGTGGGTGATTAA
- a CDS encoding DUF3052 domain-containing protein, whose amino-acid sequence MRDSGATTAGYSGTPLAKKLGIKAGMTIVLLNAPEGYDETLAPLPDGVTVTGEAQPGSPFIQVFTTSAGELAHEFPRLREMLARDGMLWVSWPKGSSRVMTDLTEKVVRDIGLSCGLVDVKVCAVDRVWSGLKFVRRLKDRGEL is encoded by the coding sequence ATGCGGGATAGCGGCGCCACAACTGCGGGGTACTCAGGCACACCGCTGGCGAAAAAACTCGGAATCAAGGCCGGCATGACCATCGTTCTGCTGAACGCGCCCGAGGGCTACGATGAAACGCTCGCTCCGCTGCCGGACGGCGTGACGGTGACCGGCGAGGCGCAGCCTGGGTCCCCCTTCATCCAGGTCTTCACAACTTCGGCCGGGGAGCTTGCCCATGAGTTTCCCCGCCTGCGGGAAATGCTGGCGAGGGACGGTATGCTCTGGGTCTCATGGCCGAAAGGGTCGTCCCGCGTCATGACTGACCTGACCGAGAAGGTTGTTAGGGACATCGGCCTCAGCTGCGGCCTGGTGGACGTTAAGGTCTGCGCAGTAGACCGCGTCTGGTCCGGCCTCAAGTTCGTGCGGCGGTTGAAGGACAGGGGAGAATTATGA